The Brevibacillus brevis genome contains a region encoding:
- a CDS encoding protease complex subunit PrcB family protein, giving the protein MLHVFPSLLLTATLAVTGTQVLSPQHPTVSEPVAKEAVQADATYEAVAAPYPPAVQEALKKVRKNGGHTIVRANGKSYVVVGAGQRPTGGYRLVADQVKRTGPHAFAVHVRVQAPAKGSMKTQVISYPTLVIALPDQQAKVSVHMR; this is encoded by the coding sequence ATGTTGCATGTATTTCCTAGTTTGCTCTTAACAGCAACCTTGGCAGTAACGGGTACACAAGTCTTGTCACCTCAACATCCTACCGTATCTGAGCCTGTGGCGAAAGAGGCTGTACAAGCAGATGCGACTTACGAGGCCGTTGCTGCTCCATATCCGCCTGCCGTGCAGGAAGCTTTGAAAAAAGTTCGAAAAAATGGCGGACACACAATCGTCCGTGCCAATGGAAAATCCTATGTTGTCGTGGGTGCGGGACAGCGCCCTACAGGAGGATATCGTTTAGTAGCGGATCAAGTCAAGCGGACAGGCCCTCATGCCTTTGCCGTACACGTTCGTGTACAAGCACCAGCAAAAGGTTCGATGAAAACCCAGGTCATCAGCTATCCGACTTTGGTGATTGCCCTTCCAGACCAGCAAGCAAAAGTCAGTGTGCATATGCGCTAA
- a CDS encoding thioredoxin domain-containing protein, with translation MKTKRFLFRLFLLIAIAAGVEWFVYANQQEQTEVVADESHAHHAAPTLAVTHTLEKDDLQLKLAVTNFSFSLENMGKENKHGEGHVHLYLDGKKIAKVFEPSYVLKDIPAGKHEVKVELAHNNHESYGVAESFSIEVKP, from the coding sequence GTGAAAACCAAACGATTTCTTTTCCGTTTGTTTCTATTGATTGCCATTGCGGCTGGTGTGGAATGGTTTGTGTATGCGAACCAACAAGAGCAAACCGAAGTGGTAGCAGACGAGTCGCACGCTCATCATGCAGCGCCGACACTCGCTGTGACGCATACCCTTGAGAAAGATGATTTGCAGCTCAAATTGGCCGTTACGAACTTCTCTTTTTCCCTCGAAAACATGGGGAAAGAAAACAAGCACGGGGAAGGGCATGTTCATCTGTACCTCGACGGCAAAAAGATCGCCAAAGTATTTGAACCTAGCTATGTATTGAAGGATATCCCGGCTGGGAAGCATGAGGTCAAGGTAGAATTGGCCCATAATAACCACGAGTCGTATGGTGTTGCAGAGAGCTTTTCCATTGAGGTAAAGCCCTGA